From a region of the Nonlabens dokdonensis DSW-6 genome:
- a CDS encoding acyl-CoA dehydrogenase family protein, protein MYSKYFTEEHDAFRQSFRDFLKKEAVPHIDRWEETGQIDREIFQKMGEMGYFGLYYPEAYGGLDLDFFYTVIFLEEMQRINSGGFAAAMWVQAFLGAQHLLKEGDERIKQEYLVPTLTGEKIGCLGITEPFGGSDVAGMRTTAVKDGDHYIINGSKTFITNGVYSDYLVIAAKTDMDAKGRGISIFVMDRETPGISATKLNKLGWRASDTGEIGFDNVRIPAENLMGEEGKGFPYIMQHFALERLIMGINSHARAEYALEYTIGYMKERTAFGKSLDKYQALRHNLADMMSEVEMAKCFNYAIAEELDKGLYPVKEASMSKLVTTKIADEVIYKCLQYLGGYGYIEEYPLARMWRDSRLGPIGGGTSEIMREIIAKMTLDGKDYKPAAK, encoded by the coding sequence ATGTATTCAAAATATTTTACCGAAGAGCACGACGCTTTCAGACAAAGTTTTAGAGATTTCTTGAAAAAAGAAGCTGTTCCTCATATTGATAGATGGGAGGAAACAGGACAGATTGATCGTGAAATCTTTCAGAAAATGGGAGAAATGGGTTACTTCGGATTGTATTACCCAGAAGCCTACGGTGGTCTAGACTTAGACTTTTTCTACACCGTTATCTTTCTTGAAGAAATGCAACGTATTAATTCTGGAGGTTTTGCGGCAGCTATGTGGGTACAAGCCTTTCTAGGAGCACAACATTTGCTTAAAGAAGGAGATGAACGTATTAAGCAAGAATACCTTGTTCCTACACTTACAGGAGAGAAAATAGGTTGTTTAGGGATAACTGAGCCATTCGGTGGTAGTGATGTCGCGGGAATGAGAACTACAGCTGTAAAAGATGGTGACCATTACATTATTAACGGTTCTAAAACCTTTATTACAAATGGTGTGTACAGCGATTATCTCGTAATAGCTGCAAAGACTGACATGGACGCTAAAGGTCGCGGTATTTCCATTTTTGTAATGGATCGTGAGACGCCTGGTATAAGTGCCACAAAGCTTAATAAATTGGGATGGAGAGCAAGTGATACAGGAGAGATAGGATTTGATAACGTACGCATTCCTGCAGAGAATCTTATGGGTGAAGAAGGCAAAGGTTTTCCTTACATCATGCAGCATTTTGCCTTAGAGCGATTGATTATGGGTATAAATTCTCATGCCCGAGCAGAATATGCATTAGAATATACCATTGGGTACATGAAAGAACGTACAGCTTTTGGTAAATCTCTTGATAAGTATCAGGCATTGCGTCATAATCTTGCAGATATGATGAGCGAGGTAGAGATGGCAAAATGCTTTAACTATGCCATTGCTGAAGAGTTAGATAAAGGTTTGTATCCAGTAAAAGAAGCAAGTATGTCAAAATTAGTGACCACTAAAATTGCTGATGAAGTTATATATAAGTGTCTCCAGTATTTAGGAGGTTACGGTTATATAGAAGAATATCCATTGGCGAGAATGTGGCGTGATAGCCGCTTAGGTCCTATAGGTGGTGGAACTAGTGAGATCATGAGAGAAATCATTGCAAAAATGACTCTCGATGGTAAAGACTATAAGCCAGCCGCTAAGTAG
- the secE gene encoding preprotein translocase subunit SecE: MSLITYVKESYNELTNHVTWPTWEETQKLTVTVAVFSIIFALIVAGIDYVFSTAIENYFNWVKPQ; encoded by the coding sequence ATGAGTTTAATAACATACGTAAAGGAGTCTTATAATGAGCTGACTAATCATGTTACATGGCCGACGTGGGAAGAAACACAGAAGCTTACAGTAACTGTAGCAGTTTTTTCTATCATTTTTGCACTTATTGTTGCAGGTATTGACTATGTATTTAGCACTGCGATTGAAAACTACTTTAATTGGGTGAAGCCGCAATAA
- the hpf gene encoding ribosome hibernation-promoting factor, HPF/YfiA family — translation MKVNTQAVNFDADAKLIDFIQKRLDKLEQFYNKIINADVYLKVQKTSAPENKITEIRLFVPGDDMVVKKTCKTFEQCVDECAAALERQLKKRKEKLSAH, via the coding sequence ATGAAAGTAAACACACAGGCAGTGAATTTTGATGCAGATGCAAAGCTGATTGATTTCATTCAAAAACGGTTAGATAAATTAGAGCAATTCTATAATAAAATTATCAATGCAGATGTGTATTTGAAAGTTCAAAAGACTTCTGCACCAGAAAATAAAATAACTGAGATACGACTTTTTGTACCAGGAGATGATATGGTGGTTAAAAAAACATGCAAGACATTTGAGCAATGTGTCGATGAATGTGCGGCAGCATTAGAGCGTCAACTGAAAAAAAGAAAAGAAAAATTATCAGCACACTAA
- a CDS encoding ComEA family DNA-binding protein: MSIIRSLFAFDKKQQRGIFVLMILLIIVFSGYIYLKNMPKEPLVIEDSSAYQNKLDSLATIQQRRKDTIYPFNPNYITDYRGYKLGLSVEEIDRLHRFRESGKWINSKKDFQRITQVNDRWLDSISPYFKFPEWVTNPKKSYTSNYTSFKDRKVVAKDINTASQDELKKVYGIGPALSGRIVKERQLLKGFIDISQVRGVYGLTDSTMIQLKKHFYVSPPLNFKKIALNTATEEELLSIPYFDDYLVEKLIEQRTLRDGFKSWDKVLLTSRFPQEKLGLIQLYLTLN, encoded by the coding sequence ATGAGTATCATAAGATCCCTCTTTGCATTTGATAAAAAACAGCAAAGAGGGATTTTTGTATTGATGATACTTTTAATTATCGTTTTTTCAGGGTATATCTACTTGAAAAATATGCCTAAAGAACCCTTAGTTATTGAGGATTCTTCAGCTTATCAAAACAAATTAGATTCACTAGCAACAATTCAGCAAAGAAGAAAAGACACGATTTATCCTTTTAACCCTAACTATATTACAGATTATAGAGGATATAAATTGGGATTGAGTGTGGAAGAGATCGATCGATTGCACCGCTTTCGCGAAAGCGGAAAATGGATAAACTCCAAAAAAGACTTTCAACGTATAACTCAGGTTAATGACCGGTGGCTGGATAGCATATCTCCTTATTTTAAATTTCCAGAATGGGTGACTAATCCTAAGAAGTCATATACGAGTAATTACACGTCTTTTAAAGATCGAAAAGTTGTTGCAAAAGATATTAATACAGCGAGTCAAGATGAGCTTAAAAAAGTTTATGGTATCGGACCAGCGCTTTCTGGTCGAATTGTAAAAGAAAGGCAACTTCTCAAAGGGTTCATTGATATTTCCCAAGTTAGAGGAGTCTACGGCTTGACAGATTCTACGATGATTCAATTAAAGAAACACTTTTACGTTTCACCACCTTTAAATTTTAAGAAAATAGCACTTAATACTGCCACTGAAGAAGAGTTGTTATCTATTCCATATTTTGACGACTATCTAGTCGAGAAACTTATAGAACAAAGAACTTTGCGCGACGGATTTAAAAGTTGGGATAAAGTCTTGTTAACATCTAGGTTTCCACAAGAAAAATTAGGCTTAATTCAGCTATATTTGACGTTAAATTAA
- the rpsU gene encoding 30S ribosomal protein S21, with the protein MLIIPVKDGENIDRALKRFKRKFDRTGKMRELRRRQQFTKPSVAKRAQNIKAAYIQGLRDAENI; encoded by the coding sequence ATGTTAATAATACCAGTAAAAGACGGAGAAAATATCGATAGAGCCCTAAAGCGTTTCAAAAGAAAATTTGATCGTACAGGGAAGATGCGTGAACTACGTAGAAGACAGCAGTTTACTAAACCATCTGTTGCAAAACGTGCTCAAAACATTAAAGCAGCCTACATTCAAGGATTGCGTGACGCAGAGAACATCTAG
- the tuf gene encoding elongation factor Tu produces the protein MAKETYDRSKPHLNVGTIGHVDHGKTTLTAAITKVLADAGFSNATSFDQIDNAPEEKERGITINSSHVEYQTENRHYAHVDCPGHADYVKNMVTGAAQMDGAILVVAATDGPMPQTREHILLGRQVGIPRIVVFLNKVDMVDDEELLELVDMEVRDLLSFYEYDGDNGPVVSGSALGALNGEQKWVDTVLELMAAVDEWIEEPVRDMDKPFLMPIEDVFSITGRGTVATGRIETGVANTGDPVEIIGMGAEKLTSTITGIEMFRQILDRGEAGDNAGILLRGIEKSQISRGMVITKPGSVTPHAKFKAEVYILKKEEGGRHTPFHNNYRPQFYVRTTDVTGNIALPDGVEMVMPGDNLTITVDLIQPIALNLGLRFAIREGGRTVGAGQVTEILD, from the coding sequence ATGGCTAAAGAAACGTACGATCGTTCGAAACCTCACCTTAACGTAGGTACAATTGGTCACGTTGACCACGGTAAAACAACTCTTACCGCTGCAATTACGAAAGTACTTGCTGATGCTGGTTTTTCTAATGCAACAAGTTTTGACCAAATTGACAACGCTCCTGAAGAAAAAGAGCGTGGTATTACAATTAACTCATCACACGTAGAGTATCAAACAGAAAATAGACACTACGCTCACGTAGACTGTCCTGGTCACGCCGATTATGTAAAGAACATGGTTACTGGTGCTGCTCAAATGGATGGTGCTATTCTTGTTGTAGCTGCAACTGATGGTCCTATGCCACAAACTCGTGAGCACATCCTTCTTGGTCGTCAAGTAGGTATCCCTCGTATTGTTGTATTCCTTAACAAAGTGGATATGGTAGACGATGAAGAGCTTCTTGAGTTAGTAGACATGGAAGTTCGTGATCTTTTAAGTTTCTATGAGTATGATGGAGATAACGGTCCTGTTGTTTCTGGTTCTGCTTTAGGTGCTTTAAATGGAGAGCAAAAATGGGTAGATACTGTATTGGAATTAATGGCTGCTGTAGATGAGTGGATTGAAGAGCCAGTAAGAGATATGGATAAGCCTTTCTTAATGCCTATTGAAGATGTATTCTCTATTACAGGTCGTGGTACTGTTGCAACTGGTCGTATTGAAACTGGTGTAGCTAACACAGGAGATCCTGTAGAGATTATTGGTATGGGTGCTGAAAAGTTGACATCTACTATTACTGGTATTGAAATGTTCCGTCAGATTCTTGATAGAGGTGAAGCTGGTGATAACGCAGGTATCTTACTAAGAGGTATTGAAAAATCTCAGATTTCTAGAGGTATGGTAATTACTAAGCCTGGATCTGTTACTCCTCACGCAAAGTTTAAAGCTGAGGTTTATATCTTGAAGAAAGAAGAAGGTGGACGTCACACTCCATTCCACAACAATTACCGCCCTCAGTTTTACGTACGTACTACTGATGTAACAGGTAACATTGCTCTTCCTGATGGAGTAGAAATGGTAATGCCTGGAGATAATCTTACAATTACTGTTGATTTGATTCAGCCTATTGCACTAAACTTAGGTTTACGTTTCGCTATCCGTGAAGGTGGTAGAACAGTAGGTGCTGGTCAGGTAACTGAAATTTTAGATTAA
- a CDS encoding tyrosine-type recombinase/integrase — protein MDLESYIEYLELEKNYSSHTIIAYKKDLDLFNSYLELEMITSVKDVNFSIIRGWVTSLLEEGISNRSVNRKMAAVKSYFKFLLKVGVIKSNPAAAYKSLKVAKKVQIPFSTEEVLKLLDAPYDKSSFIDSRDVLIIELFYATGIRREELINMSKSDVDLNNKTIKVIGKRNKERIVPFVSTLMQHMEQYLLLRRDVINGPIDNLFLTTNGDKIYPSLVYRVIKTYFSKVSLKVKISPHVLRHTFATHLLDKGADLNAVKELLGHTSLSSTQIYTHSSMAVLKGVYSNAHPRSKK, from the coding sequence ATGGACTTAGAATCATACATAGAGTATCTGGAACTGGAGAAGAATTATTCCTCTCACACTATAATAGCTTACAAAAAGGATTTAGATCTTTTTAATTCTTACCTCGAACTTGAAATGATCACCTCTGTAAAAGATGTTAATTTTAGTATAATAAGAGGATGGGTAACTTCATTACTAGAAGAAGGAATCTCAAATCGATCTGTTAATCGTAAAATGGCAGCTGTAAAATCGTATTTCAAATTCTTATTGAAGGTAGGTGTGATAAAATCAAATCCAGCGGCGGCCTATAAAAGTCTTAAGGTTGCTAAGAAGGTGCAAATACCTTTTTCTACAGAAGAAGTTTTAAAATTGCTGGATGCTCCTTATGATAAATCAAGTTTTATAGATTCTAGAGATGTTTTAATTATAGAACTTTTTTACGCAACTGGAATAAGAAGAGAGGAATTGATTAATATGAGTAAGAGCGATGTTGATTTAAATAACAAGACTATTAAAGTTATTGGTAAACGAAATAAAGAGAGAATTGTGCCGTTTGTAAGTACATTGATGCAACACATGGAGCAATATTTGTTATTGAGACGAGATGTGATTAATGGTCCAATTGATAATTTATTTCTGACCACTAATGGTGATAAAATTTATCCAAGCCTTGTTTATCGAGTTATAAAAACTTATTTTAGTAAAGTTTCTTTAAAGGTCAAGATCAGTCCTCATGTTTTGCGGCATACGTTTGCAACGCACTTATTAGATAAAGGAGCAGATCTTAATGCTGTCAAAGAACTTTTAGGACATACGAGCTTGTCTTCTACACAGATTTATACTCATTCTAGTATGGCAGTATTAAAAGGTGTTTATAGTAACGCTCATCCTAGATCAAAAAAATAA
- the rplK gene encoding 50S ribosomal protein L11, translated as MAKEVSKVVKLQVRGGAANPSPPVGPALGAAGVNIMEFCKQFNARTQDKAGKVLPVAITVYKDKSFDFVIKTPPAAVQILEAIKLKGGSGEPNRKKVGTISWDQIRLIAEDKMPDLNAFTVDSAMRMVAGTARSMGVNVKGGDAPA; from the coding sequence ATGGCTAAAGAAGTATCTAAGGTTGTAAAATTACAAGTAAGGGGTGGAGCTGCAAACCCATCTCCTCCTGTAGGACCTGCTCTTGGTGCAGCTGGTGTAAATATCATGGAGTTCTGTAAGCAGTTTAATGCTAGAACTCAAGATAAAGCTGGTAAAGTTTTACCGGTAGCGATTACGGTTTATAAGGATAAATCCTTTGATTTTGTAATTAAAACTCCTCCTGCTGCAGTACAAATCCTTGAGGCAATTAAGTTGAAAGGTGGTAGTGGTGAACCTAATCGAAAAAAAGTTGGAACTATATCTTGGGATCAAATTAGATTGATTGCAGAAGATAAGATGCCAGACCTCAATGCTTTTACGGTAGATAGTGCTATGCGAATGGTAGCTGGAACTGCAAGATCAATGGGTGTGAATGTTAAAGGTGGCGATGCACCTGCTTAA
- the nusG gene encoding transcription termination/antitermination protein NusG — protein MSEEKDLMKWYVVRSVSGQENKIKDYIESEIAHHNLGDYLKNILVPTEKVVQIRDGKKYNKERVYFPGYIMVQARLEGEVPHIIKSVNGVIGFLGETKGGDPVPLRRSEVNRMLGKVDELAEQTDNISIPYKSGETIKVIDGPFNGFNGTIEKVNEEKRKLEVMVKIFGRKTPLELSYMQVEKV, from the coding sequence ATGTCAGAAGAGAAGGATTTAATGAAGTGGTATGTTGTTCGTTCTGTAAGTGGTCAAGAGAACAAAATTAAAGACTATATTGAGTCTGAAATTGCTCATCACAATCTTGGAGATTACTTAAAGAATATTTTGGTTCCTACTGAGAAAGTAGTTCAAATCAGAGATGGAAAAAAGTATAATAAGGAACGTGTTTACTTTCCTGGTTATATAATGGTTCAAGCTAGATTAGAAGGAGAAGTTCCTCATATCATTAAATCTGTAAATGGAGTTATAGGTTTTCTTGGAGAAACTAAAGGTGGAGATCCTGTTCCTCTAAGGAGATCAGAAGTTAACCGCATGTTAGGTAAAGTTGATGAATTAGCAGAACAAACAGATAATATTTCGATTCCTTACAAATCAGGGGAAACTATCAAAGTTATTGACGGACCTTTTAACGGTTTTAACGGGACTATCGAAAAAGTAAATGAAGAAAAGCGTAAGCTAGAAGTTATGGTTAAAATATTTGGCCGTAAGACTCCATTGGAGTTAAGCTATATGCAAGTAGAGAAAGTATAA